One segment of Amycolatopsis alba DSM 44262 DNA contains the following:
- a CDS encoding ABC-F family ATP-binding cassette domain-containing protein, which yields MITASGLQLRAGSRILLDDTNVRIQQGDRIGLVGRNGAGKTTSLKVLAGEGEPYAGEVRRSGELGYLPQDPREGDLSVTAKDRVLSARGLDALLRNMEKAQNAMSELVDEKERDKAVNRYSRLEERFASLGGYAAESEAARICSNLGLADRVLAQTLQTLSGGQRRRVELARILFAAAEAGAGGKSETILLLDEPTNHLDADSINWLRGFLKQHDGGLVVISHDVELLGDVVNKVWFLDATRGELDLYNMGWQRYLDARATDEKRRRRERANAEKKASALQQQAAKLGAKATKAVAAKNMARRAEQMLSALDDTRQADKVARIKFPEPAPCGRTPLTAEGLSKSYGSLEIFTGVDLAIDRGSKVVVLGLNGAGKTTLLRLLGGMETPDTGETIPGHGLRLGYYAQEHETLDHDASVWENIRHLAPDTGAQELRNLLGSFLFTGEQLDQPAGTLSGGEKTRLALAGLVSSAANVLLLDEPTNNLDPASRAQVLDALRSFAGAVVLVTHDPGAVEALEPERVILLPDGTEDHWSADYLELVQLA from the coding sequence GCTCGACGACACCAACGTCCGCATCCAGCAGGGCGACCGCATCGGCCTGGTCGGCCGCAACGGCGCCGGCAAGACCACCTCGCTCAAGGTGCTGGCGGGGGAGGGCGAGCCGTACGCCGGCGAGGTCCGCCGCAGCGGCGAGCTCGGCTACCTCCCGCAGGACCCGCGCGAGGGCGACCTGTCCGTCACCGCGAAGGATCGTGTGCTCTCCGCGCGTGGCCTCGACGCCTTGCTGCGCAATATGGAAAAAGCGCAGAACGCGATGTCGGAGCTGGTCGACGAGAAGGAACGCGACAAGGCGGTCAACCGCTACAGTCGCCTTGAGGAGCGCTTCGCCTCCCTCGGTGGTTACGCCGCCGAAAGCGAGGCCGCGCGGATCTGTTCCAACCTCGGCCTCGCCGACAGGGTGCTCGCGCAGACGCTGCAGACGCTCTCCGGTGGTCAGCGCCGCCGGGTGGAGCTGGCCCGGATCCTGTTCGCCGCCGCCGAAGCGGGCGCGGGCGGCAAGTCCGAGACGATCCTGCTCCTCGACGAGCCCACCAACCACCTCGACGCCGACTCCATCAACTGGCTCCGCGGCTTCCTGAAGCAGCACGACGGCGGTCTCGTGGTCATCAGCCACGACGTCGAACTGCTCGGTGACGTGGTCAACAAGGTGTGGTTCCTCGACGCGACCCGCGGCGAGCTCGACCTGTACAACATGGGCTGGCAGCGCTACCTCGACGCGCGCGCCACCGACGAGAAGCGCCGCCGCCGCGAGCGCGCGAACGCCGAGAAGAAGGCGTCCGCGCTGCAGCAGCAGGCCGCGAAACTCGGTGCCAAGGCGACGAAGGCGGTGGCCGCCAAGAACATGGCCCGCCGCGCCGAGCAGATGCTCTCCGCGCTCGATGACACCCGGCAGGCCGACAAGGTCGCCCGGATCAAGTTCCCCGAGCCCGCGCCGTGCGGCCGGACCCCGCTCACCGCGGAGGGGCTTTCGAAGTCCTACGGTTCGCTCGAGATCTTCACCGGAGTCGACCTCGCCATCGATCGTGGTTCGAAGGTTGTCGTACTCGGATTGAACGGTGCCGGAAAGACGACTCTGCTCCGGCTGCTCGGCGGAATGGAAACTCCGGATACCGGCGAGACCATTCCGGGTCACGGATTGCGTTTGGGCTATTACGCACAGGAACATGAAACGCTCGACCACGACGCGTCCGTGTGGGAAAATATCCGTCATCTCGCGCCGGACACCGGCGCGCAAGAGCTCCGGAACCTTCTCGGGTCGTTCCTCTTCACCGGCGAGCAGCTCGACCAGCCCGCCGGCACGCTTTCCGGCGGCGAGAAGACGCGCCTCGCGCTCGCGGGCCTGGTGTCCAGCGCTGCCAACGTTTTGCTGCTCGACGAGCCGACGAACAACCTGGACCCGGCCAGCCGCGCCCAGGTCCTGGACGCCTTGCGCAGCTTCGCCGGAGCCGTCGTCCTGGTGACGCACGACCCCGGCGCCGTCGAGGCCCTGGAGCCGGAGCGCGTCATCCTGTTGCCGGACGGAACCGAAGACCATTGGTCTGCGGATTATCTGGAACTTGTCCAGCTTGCGTGA